In Mesorhizobium sp. 113-3-3, a genomic segment contains:
- a CDS encoding L,D-transpeptidase — MQLRSFIFLGLCAVLGLSSPAFAGVPSNLAANQSVDKTDAVHVAVKSDAAQLRLLKKKKNPTPDDLAQIKKIEAKIVADKEDAKAKALEARKLAMREAAKAKADAERQAFLAKKGKSSASATTEVADAKPAKKTTKVIEPVEPITPIQSAEPLPAEAMNVALTGNNGELRSEVIGQKQPSAGGLFAGLFGGTSSGSSISYLPETRALDQALAKKDAKKPFKVKPEFVPQDVEFTGYEPGTIVIDTSARRLYLVESFSTARRYAIAVGREGLQFKGTVAVGDKQEWPRWIPTLDMQKREPKHYGQYKDGMPGGGQNPLGARAIYLYDGKKDTHLRIHGTIAPQSIGTSASNGCFRMINEHVMDLYSRVRVGTKVVII; from the coding sequence ATGCAGCTTCGCAGCTTCATTTTCCTGGGACTTTGCGCCGTACTCGGCCTGAGTTCCCCGGCTTTCGCCGGCGTGCCGTCCAATTTGGCCGCCAATCAGTCGGTCGACAAAACCGACGCCGTCCACGTCGCGGTCAAGAGCGATGCGGCGCAGTTGAGGCTTCTCAAGAAGAAGAAAAACCCGACACCGGACGATCTCGCCCAGATCAAGAAAATCGAGGCCAAGATCGTTGCCGACAAGGAAGACGCCAAGGCCAAGGCGCTCGAAGCCAGGAAGCTGGCGATGCGCGAAGCGGCCAAGGCCAAGGCCGACGCCGAACGGCAGGCCTTCCTGGCCAAGAAGGGGAAGAGCAGCGCTTCCGCAACCACCGAAGTGGCTGACGCCAAGCCGGCCAAGAAGACCACCAAGGTCATCGAGCCGGTCGAACCGATCACCCCCATCCAGTCGGCCGAGCCGCTTCCGGCAGAGGCGATGAATGTCGCGCTGACAGGTAACAATGGTGAGCTTCGCAGCGAGGTCATCGGCCAGAAGCAGCCGAGCGCTGGCGGCCTTTTCGCCGGCCTGTTCGGCGGCACCTCGTCCGGATCGTCGATCAGCTATCTGCCAGAGACGCGGGCGCTCGACCAGGCTCTCGCCAAGAAGGACGCCAAGAAGCCGTTCAAGGTAAAGCCGGAATTCGTGCCGCAGGATGTCGAGTTCACCGGGTACGAGCCGGGTACCATCGTCATCGACACCAGCGCGCGCCGGCTTTATCTCGTCGAATCGTTTTCGACCGCGCGTCGCTACGCAATCGCGGTCGGTCGTGAAGGCCTGCAGTTCAAGGGCACGGTCGCGGTCGGCGACAAGCAGGAATGGCCGCGCTGGATCCCGACGCTCGACATGCAGAAGCGCGAGCCCAAGCATTACGGCCAGTACAAGGACGGCATGCCTGGCGGTGGGCAGAACCCGCTCGGCGCCCGCGCCATCTACCTCTATGACGGCAAGAAGGACACGCATCTGCGCATCCACGGCACCATCGCGCCGCAGTCGATCGGAACCAGCGCTTCCAATGGCTGCTTCCGCATGATCAACGAGCATGTCATGGACCTCTACAGCCGCGTCAGGGTCGGCACCAAAGTCGTCATCATCTGA